The Streptomyces sp. NBC_00576 genome contains the following window.
ACGACTGGATGCCGGGCTGGCAGATCGTCTTCTGGGTCGTGCCCCTCGGCGACCCGCCGGGCAACGCCTGGGGCCAGCAGGCCTGGGAGATCCTCTGGTACCTGCGCACGTATCTCTGGTTCGTCCTGCTCTCTCCGCTCCTGCTGCGGACGTTCCGCCTGGCCCCGGTGGCCGTACTGCTCCTCTCCCTGGCCCCGATCGTGGTGTTCCACTACCTCTGGGAGCCCCCGGACAACCGCTTCGGCAACGGCCTCACCGACCTGGCCACCTTCCTCTTCTGCTGGGTCCTCGGCTTCGCGCACCGGGAGGGCGTACTGCAACGGCTCAAACCGGCGTTGGTGGTCCTCTTCTCCCTGGCCGCCATCGGCTTCGGCGGCTGGTACGCCTTCACTCACCAGGCCGAGACGGGCTCCTACGATCTCGACGACATCCCGCTCGCTCAGGCGTTCTGGTCGGCGGGCTTCGTGACGCTGCTGATGTACGCGAAGGCGCACTTCGAGATCGACTTCGCGGGGCTGACCCGCTACAAGCGGCTCGACCGGATCGTGACGATCTTCAACGCGCGCGCCGTCACGCTCTATCTCTGGCACGAGATCGCCCTGATCCTGGCCGTCCCGCTGATCGACCAGTTCTGGAACGTCCCGGCCTTCGAGAAGTACCTGCCGCTGGAGAGCCAGTGGTTCATGTTCGGCATCGGCTGGATCCTGATCGCCGTGTTCGTTCTGCTGTGCGGCTGGGTGGAGGACGTGGCCGGCAAGAAGAGACCGAAACTGCTGCCGTAGCCGGCCGACCGACTGGTGTGCCGACGGGGCGGGCGCCTCAAGTACACCCGCCCGCGCCCGTGCCGCTGGGGGGCCCTGAGGTACGTACTGCCACAATGGGCACGTGACCCGCGCATCCCTGAACAAGCAGCCGCACGAAGTCGCCTCGATGTTCGACGACGTGGCGGAACGGTACGACCTCACCAACGACGTGCTGTCTCTCGGCCAGGATCGTGTGTGGCGCAAGGAGGTCGCGAAGGCGGTCGACGCCCGCCCGGCGCAGAAGATCCTCGACCTGGCCGCCGGTACGGCCACCTCCTCCCTCCCCTTCGCCCGCACAGGCGCGTACGTCGTCCCCTGCGACTTCTCCCTCGGCATGCTCAGGGTCGGCAAGCGCAACCACCCCTGGCTGCCCTTCACGGCGGGCGACGCCACCAGGCTGCCCTTCAAGGACGACACCTTCGACGCGGTGACGATCTCCTTCGGACTGCGCAACGTCCAGGACACCGGCGCGGCCCTGCGCGAGCTGTACCGGGTCACGCGCCCCGGCGGACGGGTCGTGATCTGCGAGTTCTCACACCCGACGTGGGCGCCCTTCCGCACGGTGTACACGGAGTACCTGATGCGCGCCCTGCCCCCGGTCGCCCGCGCGGTCTCCTCGAACCCCGACG
Protein-coding sequences here:
- a CDS encoding acyltransferase family protein yields the protein MSWGTDQQGYGHNHANGDNYGYEYGQQPYPQEPYPQQYVDYGQVAYEQREYAAEYAPEYVPGYVEEPEAATHDTNLGDVDVDGDVDSDSDVDSDVDGEENLNDTRETDLPNPPKAKKPAGRDRYFDTLRAIALVRVVAYHTFGWAWAGMVFPSMGIMFALAGTLMAKSLERPALKVIRSRVRRLLPPFWFWGFFVIVAMMIHDWMPGWQIVFWVVPLGDPPGNAWGQQAWEILWYLRTYLWFVLLSPLLLRTFRLAPVAVLLLSLAPIVVFHYLWEPPDNRFGNGLTDLATFLFCWVLGFAHREGVLQRLKPALVVLFSLAAIGFGGWYAFTHQAETGSYDLDDIPLAQAFWSAGFVTLLMYAKAHFEIDFAGLTRYKRLDRIVTIFNARAVTLYLWHEIALILAVPLIDQFWNVPAFEKYLPLESQWFMFGIGWILIAVFVLLCGWVEDVAGKKRPKLLP
- a CDS encoding demethylmenaquinone methyltransferase, producing MTRASLNKQPHEVASMFDDVAERYDLTNDVLSLGQDRVWRKEVAKAVDARPAQKILDLAAGTATSSLPFARTGAYVVPCDFSLGMLRVGKRNHPWLPFTAGDATRLPFKDDTFDAVTISFGLRNVQDTGAALRELYRVTRPGGRVVICEFSHPTWAPFRTVYTEYLMRALPPVARAVSSNPDAYVYLAESIRAWPDQPALAELLRDAGWSKTAWRNLTGGVVALHRGFKQQ